A region from the Fusarium graminearum PH-1 chromosome 4, whole genome shotgun sequence genome encodes:
- a CDS encoding nodulation protein L: MAAQEKNLVELEKASKLANVPHCEQYERMISGMLYDSLIPKLTNARLAARKAMNEYNTWFPTGDDFNIETITKRRAEMLKSFLGHVADDEVFIEPPFRVDYGPNMSVGKRFYANFNLTVLDSAILTIGDRVMIGPNVMISTATHETEVSSRRANIEYAYPITIGDDCWIGGGVTILPGVTIGNGCTIGAGSIVTRDVPAWSVAVGSPARVVRKVQELGDFEEDVKQNGTTSA, from the exons ATGGCGGCCCAAGAGAAGAACTTGGTCGAGTTAGAGAAGGCTTCGAAGCTGGCCAATGTTCCCCACTGTGAACAATACGAGAGGATGATCTCGGGCATGCT TTACGACTCACTCATCCCAAAACTTACCAACGCTCGTCTTGCTGCTCGAAAAGCTATGAATGAGTACAACACATGGTTCCCCACAGGCGACGACTTCAACATTGAGACCATCACGAAAAGACGAGCCGAGATGCTCAAGTCGTTTCTCGGTCATGTAGCGGACGACGAAGTTTTTATCGAGCCTCCATTCAGAGTCGACTACGGACCCAACATGTCTGTCGGCAAGAGATTTTACGCCAACTTTAATCTGACAGTCTTGGACTCTGCTATCCTAACAATCGGCGACAGAGTCATGATTGGACCTAATGTTATGATTTCAACCGCAACTCACGAGACCGAGGTTAGCAGTCGAAGAGCCAATATCGAATATGCTTATCCGATTACGATTGGCGATGATTGCTGGATTGGAGGCGGTGTTACCATCTTGCCAGGTGTCACAATTGGAAATGGATGTACTATTGGGGCAGGTTCTATTGTTACTAGGGATGTTCCTGCGTGGAGTGTTGCTGTCGGATCACCTGCGAGGGTTGTTagaaaagttcaagaacTGGGCGACTTTGAGGAAGATGTCAAGCAAAACGGGACCACTAGCGCATAG